The Bradyrhizobium sp. B097 genome contains the following window.
AAACGTATGCAAGTCGACGCCCGGGCGTGCCAGTTCGATACTGATGAGCATCATCGGGGCCTTGCACTTCGGACAAGCGGGGCGCTCAATTGCAACGAATGGAATGACGGACGACAGGCGTTGAGACTGGGGCATGATGCTTCCCTCGAACAGGCGGGAGCGCAACACTCTCTGTCACCGGTAATGCCCTGGAGGCGGAGCGGTGATTGTCTGAGTATGCGCCTCCAGCGATCTCGAAAGCGAGTTAATTCGCGTATATTTGAAAGGAAGGTAAGCGCCTCGCGGAAAACGCGAAACCCGACGCTCCCGCCCGATGCGGTGAGCTTCCTCCGCCAATTGCCAGTCTGGGGCCTGTGCGTGAAAGAGCTTAGCGTGCTCGCGCGTGAGTGGCGATATTCCCCCCCCCCGCGACAAGGGGGTACATGTCCTGCTAGCAAGAGCTTCGGTCATGTTCCTTGCCCCTCGTGTCAACCTTCGCCCGCATAAGGCTCGCAAACTGCGAGGTAAATGTTGCGGCGCGGGCACTGTCCGCCTCAATCACTCGCGCCGGGATTTGGTGAGAAGTATTGGAGTTTGTCCGGCTTCCCCTCCCACTCCTTGGAGTCGGGCGGGGGGCTTTTTTGACCGTAATATTTGGCCAGAGTCTCGCGTATTCCGCATTCAGCGACAGCCATTTCTCAAGCCCCGGCTCGGTGTCAGGCTTGATCGCGTCGACCGGGCATTCCGGCACGCAGACCCCGCAATCGATGCATTCGTTCGGGTGAATGACGAGCATGTTCTCGCCCTCGTAGAAGCAGTCTACGGGGCACACGTCGACGCAGTCCATGATTTTGCAGCGAATACAGCTCTCGTTGACGACGAAGGTCAATTAAGCGTCCTTTCAGCGGATCGCAGCGGTGAACTCATTCATGGTGTCCGTCCTCGCGGTGCTCGTTCATAGGTTGAAAATGGACGCACAGAAGACCTACGTCCTCTGGCTGAATCGGAACACCGAGGAGCAGGCATTCAGCGGCCGAGGGGTCCGTGCTCGGCAGGTTGCCGCACACCCCTCTGCCGAAGTACGTGCAGTCCGGGCAAACACCGAAGCGCCGATGCGCACCACTCGTAGCTAGAGTGGACAGCACTTGGTGCAAGGCTCGACGCATCGCAGTTTGCTCTGTCGCGTCGAGCGAATCCACGGCGCGCACTAGAACCTCGAACGGATCGCGTGCAAGCGCTTTTTTGCCCTTGCTCGTCAGTCGCAGACTTACGCTTCGTCCGTCCGTCTTGAATGGCTGTCGGACCAAGTACCCACCTGCTTCAAGCGCCTTAATGGCTTGTGTTGCAGTGCCGCGGGTTGTCGCTTGAAATTCCGCGAATGCCGACGGGGTCCGCGAGAACGGGTTGGCACGCGCGAAGAAGCGGAGCGCCATCCATTGGGCCGGACTGAGTTCGCCGTCATAGCCCTCAGCTTGTACGAGCCGTCCCACCTGCAGCAGGAGCTCTGCCGTTTCGCGCGCTGACATGACTGCCTCTTTGGAAATATAATAGTGTTTCGAAATTAACTTGACAATCGATAATCGGGTATAGATAATTCTGTTTCGAAACTAGTTAGAGGGCTTGATCATGGCCCGCAATGTGGCTCTGCCGATCCTCACGGCCGAACCCGGCCTCACCCATTATCTTGCGGAAATCCGGCGGTTCCCGATGTTGGAGCGCCAGGAAGAATACCTGCTAGCCAGGCGCTGGCGCGAGCACGGTGATCGCGACGCGGCGCACAAGCTGGTCACCAGCCATCTGCGGCTCGTGACCAAGATCGCCAGGGACTATCGCGGCTACGGCCTGCCGATCTCTGAGGCGATCTCCGAGGGCAATGTCGGCCTGATGCAGGCGGTCGAGCGCTTCGAGCCGGAGAAGGGCTTCCGGTTCGCCACCTACGCCGTGTGGTGGATCAAGGCGGCGATCCAGGAATACATCCTGCGGTCGTGGTCGCTGGTGAAGATGGGCACCACGGCCAACCAGAAGAAGGTGTTCTTCAACCTGCGCAAGGCCCAGAGCAAAATCTCCATCCTCGACGATGGCGATATTGCGGCTGGACCAGGTGAAGATCATCGCCCGGCGGATCGGCGTCACCGAAACGGACGTGATTTGCATGAACCGGCGGCTTGGCGGCGACGCCTCGCTCAATGCCGCGATCCGCGAGGACGGCGATTCCGGCGAGTGGCAGGACTGGCTGGTGGACGAATCCCCAGACCAGGAGACGACGCTCGCCGCGAGCGAGGAGTTCGATAACCGCCACAAGACGCTGTCCGATGCGCTCACCGTGCTCAACAAGCGCGAGCGGCGCATCTTCGAGATGCGCCGGCTTGCCGAGGAACAGATCACGCTCGTGGAGCTGGCCAAGGAGTGCGGCGTCTCGCGGGAGCGCCAGATCGAGGTGGGCGCCTTCGCGAAGGTGCAGAACGCAATGATTCAGAGCGTCGCGTCGATGGCGACCCCGGCGCCTCTGCAGGTGCGTTAGCTTCCGACCCTCTCCCGTGGTAGGAGAAACTGACGGTGGACGTCGCTATGGGTACGTTTTCACGGCAGCCGAACGACGCGAGGGGGGCGCCGCTCACCGGGTGCTGATCGAGCCCTCGGTCGACGATCCATGCACGGCACTTTGCATCATCGATCGGGCGCCCAAGCCGCGCGCTGCAGATGGAAAGTTATCCGACGTTTCATAATGAAGTCGGGGTGCCGATCGTGCGCATTGGCTGCCGCGAGTTCAAGTGCATTGGGGATAAACCGCCGCAAGATCACCCACACATCTACCTCAAGATGGGCGATGCCAGTGAGATCGTCTGCCCCTATTGCTCTACGCTATTCCGCGTCGATCCGAGCTTGGGCGCACACGAAGCTAACCCGGCAGATTGTGCTTACGGTGATACGGACTGAGTTGAAAAGCAGTAACGCTGTTTCCTTCGTCATGCCGGCCGGCGCCAGGCGCCATCGTCCTGCAGTTTCGGGGCGGCTCACGATGGCCACGAACGATCCTAATTCGGCAGGATGCAAGCGTCTCGACGGCCGAACCAGCGATAGCGGTTGCGCGCGATCAAGTCATAGATCGCGTCGCGGATCATCCGTGGGATGAATTGGAAGATCCACGTCCACTGTAGAGTCAGGAACGAAAGTATCGGCTACATAGTTTTTATCGGCCGAACCAAACCGGATAATAGTGTGCGTATAAATCCAACCACCCGGCACTCTGAAACGAAATATGGTTTCGTCATACTGACCGGAGACATGATCTTTAAAGACTTCTTCGTGCGCGTGAAGCTTTTGCTTGGGCATGAACATCTTTCGAGTGCCGCGGCCGGTAGCTGCCAAAATCAATTGACTCGCCACGCTTCAAAGACAAAGCTGCGAGGCGGTTGACTTGCTCACCGTTCGACAGACGGCCGTTGTCCCTCTCCAAGACCGCTCTTGAGCGTACTGCAAAAGGTACGCACCGGCGATGTGGTGATGGATGCATTCCAGTTCATCCATCCAGGTTGTCCATGGTAGCGGAGCTGAATTGCGCATGCCACTTCCAAACCAACATCCGGTCATAGTCGTCGTGCCGAAATCCTCCTCGCGTGAGCGCCATGTCACGCTTCTTACGGAACATCCGTCGTCTGTTCGCAGTGCAGATCTCAAGTCAGCCTATGAAATGCCGGCGGCAAGGGCTCACGGACGAGTTCACTCAAGTTCAGGACCTCTCCGCTTTCCGTGATGTCCGAGAACAGGACCTCGACAAAGGGATGCTGGCGGTTGGCCGCGGTGCCGCGCTGGTATTTCGCGCTCACGATCCGCTCAAGCGCCGCAAGGTTCAGCTTGCCAAGCGCGTTGTATTGACTGCGGAACAGACTTTGTCTTCCTCCAAGGTGCTCAATCGACTCGGCCCAGACGTCCATCACCTTGCGGCCTATGAACGCTTCGACCGATTCAGTTCCATCTCGGGCAAAA
Protein-coding sequences here:
- a CDS encoding MarR family transcriptional regulator — encoded protein: MSARETAELLLQVGRLVQAEGYDGELSPAQWMALRFFARANPFSRTPSAFAEFQATTRGTATQAIKALEAGGYLVRQPFKTDGRSVSLRLTSKGKKALARDPFEVLVRAVDSLDATEQTAMRRALHQVLSTLATSGAHRRFGVCPDCTYFGRGVCGNLPSTDPSAAECLLLGVPIQPEDVGLLCVHFQPMNEHREDGHHE
- a CDS encoding zinc-finger domain-containing protein, with amino-acid sequence MESYPTFHNEVGVPIVRIGCREFKCIGDKPPQDHPHIYLKMGDASEIVCPYCSTLFRVDPSLGAHEANPADCAYGDTD
- a CDS encoding signal transduction histidine kinase, which translates into the protein MSLTQFRVDDGLHAMDGLRLFARDGTESVEAFIGRKVMDVWAESIEHLGGRQSLFRSQYNALGKLNLAALERIVSAKYQRGTAANRQHPFVEVLFSDITESGEVLNLSELVREPLPPAFHRLT